Within Dreissena polymorpha isolate Duluth1 chromosome 13, UMN_Dpol_1.0, whole genome shotgun sequence, the genomic segment gaattacacattttattattatttcttatatgacatgataacattttttaatgattttatatttatatgaacaAGCTACATGTAATTTAGCTTCATTTTTCtaacaaaaaacagaaaaaaaagatAAGCAAGGTtgtataaatgaattatttacatatatgacTGAAGAAAAATGAGTAATATTTGTTTGATGGCGTGAacaatgaaattgataaaatgattgattttattACACATTTATTATGACAATGACTGTATTAAGCTAGAACTAAACCCACTACACTTGATGAAAAACTGGATGAAATttataaaatgattgattttgTTACAAATTTATTATGACAATGTATTAAGCTAGGACTAAAACCCCTCTACACTTAATTTTTACATAATGAATTTCCATTTTAACAATGACTTTAGTCATTATCTGAATACGGTGCACATTATGTTACAGTCTGTTATCATTTgtcagtttaaccctttcccactcagaagcaaagtaaaaatggctatgtgcatacAGCATAAATTACCTGGGccagtattcaccaaccaattcttagactcaAGTCtgagaataaagaaaattctttatattagaatattcaagaatttcttgaattttgagtcaaactctgcggtaaacatctctatctatattattctttatatagaacattttgttaatgacataatcagcAGTgaaggcctgtatatattcaaacactgaacacatttttcttggttctaagtctattctttattcttaagtctaagaattggttggtgaatacgggcccagaacagcctgcgagttactcgcagtactcgcagtctgttcaggttttatgatgtttgctgctcatcagtatctaagggttggaaatggagcctttaaaacttgaattaagtaggcaaggtatttaattgaatgtaaaTTTCTTAAGGACTACAagtgcgtcaaaatacatatctaagtggtaaagggttaaaagaacTATGTAAAGCAAACAGATACAAGATCAATTAGCCCGGTCACACCCTTGTCATAGGTAAGACACCAAAAAgatgataaatttatttaatattacatttatttactgCTTTGCATCACTGTATAGCTATTATAAGACTTTGTTTTCTTTGCATTCCTAATTTTGGtcatttttaatgaaatcatAAAACAATGCAGCAGCCATTTTTGGGTTCCTCGCTTTCATTTCCCGTCTTATGAATTCTTTCGATTTTCACTGAACTTTTACCCGACAACGTCGAGCGTTTGTTCATTTTCATCGCACGCATTGACCTCATAAGATCATAGAACGCCTGAAATGAAGATGGTTCAGCAATGCAGATGTTAGAAAAAGGATggatttttaaacaagagcaccgcataacgggtgccacgctcggctgcaggtgcagttttgaatagatgaaaacttgtcagaattttctttttttatatattttttttttgaggtcacagtgaccttgacctttgatctagtgacccaaaaatgggtgtggcatgtagaactcatcaaggtgcagctaaatatgaagtttcaaagttgtaggttgaagcactttgaatttagagccaatgttcaaaaccttgacaaaatgttaaggttttagcatgatgcggaaggcggacacgacgacggacacgtcgcgaggagctggctatgacaatacctcgggtaaaAATTGGCATTAAATGACATGATAGCCAATGAAAAGCCCTTTTGATGAAGCTTGGAAGCTTGCAAAAAAAATTAATGGTTAAGGCGTAGCTACGAAAAATGCACTTTAATAATAATTGAAGAAAAAGCATTACAGAtttttgataaagaaaaaaaaaacattaaagattTATTAATTGCTTATAATATCTCCTTCAAATGAAATTTGAATAAACTGAATTGAATTTTAAGATTAAGAGAACAACTATGTATctgaaataaaaatgtcaaacagTTTCACATTCTATCTTATAATCTCCAGGATgataacaattatataaacaaattatgCATATGAGAATCACCGCAAGTATTGCTTTTTATTACTTATTCTTtggttttatttacaaaatggaTGAATGGCAGCGTTTTAACGTATGaagcttttttttttacagatatgtTATTATCACATGCCACACCTCGTTTTCTATGTCATATAACCAGTACCAATTTTTTACCATAACCACATAGCTTTTCCAGCCTTTTTCTAGGGTACTTTTTGTTCAACTGACCAATCACATTACATTACTTTGCTGAAATGACGGTGCGATATCAAGTAATGTTACTCAAACTTTGCGGTTTTATTGCAACATCTATGTACGGTAAATAACTttcttttcttgttttattattaagtatttgataaaaaagatctgaaacTCGTAATTTCATACAATGATTTATTAAACGCCTTTTGGAAATGTGTTTGTATGCTTGCCAAAAGCTTGTTTACTTAACAACGAATTCCTGAGCCTGTTTCATAAAAATATGACATGAAAACACAAAAACGAGTCCGATCCTTTATTTACTTTTTCGTGGTTTATATGGAAATATCAGACACATCTACTGAAagtaagtcatgtaactgacatttttatacatttttacttttttccgtTTTTGTGTTATACATCAACTGTAAAAATATTGAGTcgacctttttggtaaaaataatgtttttaccaaattttcaaaattgacattacgaacacatgtcattttctgaatgtaaaaagaagcGTAACTGAGATTTTGTTAAATTTCAAGAGAAGCAAAAaactgtttaattaaattaataaacattttttcgtattcaaattttctgataagtattataataacacttgaaaaacgaaacaaaactccaaagtgatgtctttttaaaacaagaggaccgccttgcgggtgcagaccactcatctattttctttttaaaggtgaagggactctcaatttcaatcacaaaagagggaggggtggagtgaagaggggtgtatagtgtgggggtgtggacatttattacattatcttccaaaaatgcggaaataagatgcaaaaaaaaaaattttgtttttttttgggggggtgggttggggggaggggattcttgggtgcaatggttggacggtatttcaaaaataaaataataaaaacaaatatttgtgttttttaaccgttaaaaaaaaatgggggggttggggggtgggggggggtatagtgtgagggtttggtggtcatttgtgagatgatctttaaaaaaaaatagggggggggggtggaggacaggggggatggtttgggtggagtctattgtggtatgtcaggtaagagtagttttgtcaaagtatcaatcaaatctaatcataaataaagaagttatggcaattttagcaaaatttaataattcgaccttgagtcaaggtcattcaaaggtcaaggtaaaattcaacttgcctggtgcagtaacctcatgatagcatgagagtatttgaagtttgaaagcaatagccttgatacttaagaagttaagtggattaaaacacaaaatttaaccatacatgtatattaaaagttattaagtcaaaaaagggccataattccgtaaaaatgacaaccagagttatgcaacttgtccttttactgtacccttatgatagtttgcgagtgtttcaagtatgaaagcaatatctatgatactttaggggtaaagtggaccaaaacacaaaacttaaccaaattttcaattttccgaaaccacttttgaactcaaccaacatatcattaagcaaacattttgaccaaatttcataaaaattggaccaaaaatgtgacttctagagtgttcacatgttttcactatatacatatagagaaaaatgccccgcccactggcggccatgttttttcaccgatttggaccattttcgatctcatccgagatatcaataaaaccaatgttatgaccaattttcatgatgattgggcaaaaaattgtgacttctagagtgtttacaaggtttctctatagccaaataaggaaaactgccccgcccactggcgaccatgtttttcaaaggaccggaaccacttttgaacttaaccaagatatcattaaggcaaacattttgacacagttacatgaagattgggcatgaaatgtgacttcaacagtgtttacaaggttgttcttttttttgacctagtgacctagtttttgacccagcatgacccagttttaaactcgaccaagatatcattgggacaaatcttctgaccaagtttcatgaagatcggacagtaaatgtggcctctagagtgtttatgaacaaatgtagatggacgacggacaaagaccggtcacaaaagctcacctgagcaatcaggtgagctaaaaatctctgtggttgcttagtaaaaagaacttcataccataacattttaaaatgattgCATATTTGGTCACACAtctttttttttccgtcctcctacctTACACTTTTTTTTGCGTCCTCCTACCAGACACTTacagaaaaaaaatatgaaaatagttttaataaaatattttggcCTTATTAGATTCAGTAGATGCAGTGTCTCAGAAACAATAATTCATTGTTTGAAACggttaataataacaagagcaccgccttgcgggtgcgaccgctcatctattttctttttaaaggtgaagggactctcattttcaatcacaaaggagggaggggtggagtgaagaggggtgtatagtgtgggggtttccaaaaatgcgaaaaaaaatgaaaaaaaaaaatcgggaggGGGGGgatttggacggtatttcaaacataaaataataaaataaatatttgtgttttttaaccgtttcaaaaaaaaagaaattttggggggtggggtggggggggtatagtgtgagggtgtggtggtcatttgtgagatgatcttaaaaataaaaaaaataaaaaattaggggggggattcgggtggggggaggtgGGGGATTCtacggtgcgatggttggacggtatttcaaacataaaataataaaaataaatatttgtgttttttaacagtttaaaaaaaaaataatttggggggggggggggggggggtggggtggggggtatagtgtgagggtgtggtggtcttttgtgagatgaaaaaaaaaattcgaggggggggagggggggagggcacgggggatggtttgggtggagtctattgtggtatgtcaggtaagagtagttttgtcaaagtatcaatcaaatctaataataaactagtgacctgaaaatcaataggggtcatctgcgagtcatgatcaatgtacctatgaagtttcatgatcctagccataagctttcctgagttatcatcaggaaaccattttactatttcgggtcgccgtgaccttgacctttgacctagtgatctgaaaatcaataggggtcatctgctagtcatgatcaatcttttactgtccttttactgtacccttatgatagtttgcgagtgtttcaagtatgaaagcaatatctatgatactttctgagaaaagtggacctaaacgcaaaacttaaccaaaattttcaattttttaagtataaaaagggcacataattctgtcaaatagcatgccagagttatctaactttgcctgcccagtcctctcatgatcgtaagtaagtgtaccaagtttgaatgcaatagcattgacactttctgagaaaagtggacctaaacgcaaaacttaaccggacgccgacgccaatgtgatgacaatagctcatatttttttttcaaaaaatagatgagctaaaaatgtaaattatctatATCTGTTTTACTGCTAaatgacattgttttttttttaggtcatgatgtcattattccagcaaaaGCCTCAAGTTTTAAAAGttgtaaaaatcaaaataaattgcaggaaaaaaatatgtaaaaagaaCATACAATTTTGTTGGTTTTTGGTTACATTATCcctcacttgtgatcatagaaaagaaTCTTCATTGTGGCAATCATGGCTAcgccactcatgaaaatatcAAAAAATTATCATCATTCGTGATTTGCAATCGGTCATCTTTCAAAACCAAGAGTTATCCTCTATTCTAATGATAATCACATACGGTAACTgaaatttctttaaataacagTTATAATAAAAGCTAAAGATATATATAGCCCAGAAACAAATAGTACACAGAGTTAATAAAGGCTATAAACATGCATGGCTTCCTAACACAGCAGGGCTTAGTTAAATATCCTTATCATCTGCATAATTTTATAGCaaccattaaattaaaaaaaaaaaataactacaactttattatttatttttactttaatacaaaccaatattaatcatattattaatgcttaatattacacatttataatatgtaatttcaaatgaatattttatatagtttgttATAATTGCAGGAGTGCAAGATTTTCACGAAAGCACAACATTTTGGCCAAAGTCCAGACCCAGGCCTCTAAAATAAAGCCCTGGTATCAAAGCTAACAAACCACCTTATGCATTTACATCACACCAACACCATCAAACCTACATGCAAACCTAATATACATTCACTAGAGTTTGTATTCAAACTTATAAAAAAGGCCCCCCTTGGGCATAACATGATGGCCTCAGTATGTCAGATGCAAAGGGTTTGAAAACTTTTCTTACCCAAAATATGAcgttatatgagccttgttttttgaaaaactaggcataatgcatgtaaaAGAATATCATGTCTTCCCAGAAtagcatgtgaagtctgcacagactaatcagggacgacactttccccctaaactgtatttttgctaacagcaaatatctttaaaacacaaaataccaACAAAGCGGAAAAAGTCATCGCAAATTTGCTTGTGAGGAGAGCACAGGCTAAGCATTGAagacacttttagcacatgcattaaggctaGCTTTCCCAAAAAGATGCCCATATAATCATCAACAGAATAAAAGCACCCATACCTTATCTACATTTGCCCTAGTTTTTGCCGATGTTTCTACGTAGGGTACATTCCAGCCGTGAGCTCGTTGATTCGCCTCGTCCAACGTCACCTGCCGTCTGTCCTCCAGATCTGCCTTGTTGCCGACTAATAGAAACGGAATGTTGTCATCGTTCTTCACGCGCAAAATCTGTTCTCTGAAAACATACATTGATTGTTTGCTGAACAGTAATTGATTGTTTGCAGACCAATAAAAACGTTCTGTTATATCATTTCGGATGAGCAAGGTATGTTCTCTGAAAACATAAATTGATTGTTTGCTGATTTTCAGTTGCCGACCAATAAAAATGGAATATAGTCATGTTTTTTTCATGCACAAAATCTGTTTtctcaaaataaaaatagattattTCCCGAGATTTTCCAGTAGGGAACCAATAGAAACAGAATGTTGTCACCCGTTTTCGCGCGCAAAATCTTCTCTCTAAAAGCAGATAAGGATCGTTTGCTGGGATAAGCCAGTTGTCAACCGATAACAATAGAATTTTGGAATGTTGTCAAATTTTTCACACGCAAAATCTGTCCCCTGTTAAAGAAATTGAACGTTTCCTGAGATTGTCCAGTTGCagacaaataaaaatataatgttgtCGTTTAAACAGGCACAAGCCATTCCctgtcaaaacaaaacaaaaaagggTTTTTAAGATTTCTTTAAATCAACGAAAAAGgtaaatttcactatcaaaagaaattttaatataatttatataaacctGCAATATGCAACCACTTGCAATTTATTGTTATGAtgacaattatttgtttaaaattcttaTTCACAGAACCACTTCTGTCTGTCGACAGAAAAGCGGATTAATTAGAAACTCAATTATGACAGACATTGCCCTACTTTGCCATCGGCTCACTCCCCACTACTTCATAAGACATTGCCCTGCTTTCCCCTCAGCTCACTCCCCACTACTTAGAAACTCAATTATGACAGACATTGCCCTGCTTTCCCCTCAGCTCACTCCCCACTATGACAGACATTGCCCTGCTTTCCCCTCAGCTCACTCCCCACTATGACAGACATTGCCCTGCTTTCCCCTCAGCTCACTCCCCACTATGACAGACATTGCCCTGCTTTCCCCTCAGCTCACTCCCCACTACTTCATAGACAGACATTGCCCTGCTTTCCCCTCAGCTCACTCCCCACTACTTCATTATGACAGACATTGCCCTGCTTTCCCCTCAGCTCACTCCCCACTACTTCATTCATTATGACAGACATTGCCCTGCTTTCCCCTCAGCTCACTCCCCACTACTTCATAGACAGACATTGCCCTGCTTTTCCCTCAGCTCACTCCCCACTATTATGACAGACATTGCCCTGCTTTCCCCTCAGCTCACTCCCCACTATTATGACAGACATTGCCCTGCTTTCCCCTCCCAACTACTTCATAAGCACTTCAACATCATCAATATTTtgtaatgaaatatatttttcgtgCCGTACATccttgttaaagtaaaaaatctCCAATGGCCAGCCAAATGTAAGGCAAAGCACAATAATAAACTTCATGGCCAGAAACCAGTTGAGTGGGCGTTTATCCCATTACCACTAAAgtcatagatacgtattttgacacatttgtggttctttagaaagttaaatttaataaatacctttattaataaattcaagttttaaaggcttcatttccaacccttagatactgaagagcagcaaacagcataaaacctgaacagactgcgagttactcacaggctgttctggttttatgctggttgcaagaAACCATTTTCACTTcccttcttatgggggaaagggttattCGATGGAACATTTATAAATTCCCTCAGGACAAATCATTCAGTATTAATTACCTCggaatttttttccaaaatgtgttTTGATGtctaaaagacagtttttatagaaaatgttggttaaaattttaattatatttgtttttaaatcttaATCACACACATTAAAAAGCATTTCTCAATGGAAGAACACAGCCACTTTAAAATGTAAGAGGAAATATGTATTCAGTGACCTGATGGTGTCACATGAGCAACACCAATAGATTATGAAATAAccatgaaaacagaaatgaaagtGCAAACACCATGTGAAGGCCACACAATGttattgttgtaaaaaaaatctggTAGCGTAATTATAACCCATTCATAACATactgtgaggggggggggggggggcaatacaTGTGAAGATCCAGTGTGAGACTTACTGCTTACTTTAAGTGGGGTAAAtgacaacaagggctgtttgtaaaacatgcatgccccccatatgggctgtccgttgtagtgacagccattgtgtgaatacgatttttgtcactgtgaccttgacctttgacctagtgacctgaaaatcaataggggtaatctgcaagtcatgatcaatctacctatgaagtttcatgatcctaggcgtatgcgttcttgagttatcatccggaaaccattttactatttcgggtcaccgtgaccttgacctttgacctagtgacctcaaaatcaataggggtcatctgcaagtcatgatcaatctacctatgaagtttcatgatcctaggcgtatgcgttcttgagttatcattcaaaaaccattttactatttctggtcaccgtgaccttgacctttgacctagtgacctcaaaatcaataggggtcatctgcgagtcatgatcaatgtacctatgaagtttcatgatcctaggcccaagcgtccttatcgtctgacaaccacctggtggacggacagaccgaccgaccgacagaccgaccgacatgagcaaagcaatataccccctcttcttcgaaggggggcataaaaatatgggGTTGGAATTGACAAGgacttcaaaaaaacaaagatcATAGTGTCTTTGGAATGATCTGCAACATTTTAAATCCACAATCAAGCACCAAATCAAATAACGTGCCTATTTAACATGGATTATTCACTAAATCAGTTTTCAGTAACATTttggaaattaaaaataattatatcccCAGGGAAAGCATTATTGCAATACATAAATAGAAACACACTAATGTTTGAGGGTTGAATAAAACCTTGGAATAAACTGTGTGTTTTAAACAATgcataataaacaatttatcTTACTATTAGTAAAATGGAAAGACATTTGCATTAAAAATTccatcatttaaattgataaaatgacgctgtgctcatgcatacatgaacatgaacacagttttaaaaatggtaaaaaaaacaatcacttttattgaaaaattcatcaaaaaatgctttttatagcAAAAGCATGGACAGAGTataacaaaaacaagagggccatgatggccctgaatcgcccacttgactaaccaaatacaatcccaacccagatttcatcaagataaacattctgaccaaatttcatgaagattggatgaaaactgtgtcctctattgtctacacaagctttttctattatttgacctagtgacctagtttttgacccaagatgacccaaatacaatcccaaaccagatttcatcaagataaacctTCTGAtaacatttcataaagattggatgaaaactgcgacctctattgtctataaaaggtttttctattttttgacctagtgacctatttttgacctagtgacctagtttttgaccccagatgacacaaatacaatcccaacccagtttttatcaagataaacattctgacaaaatttcataacgtttcgatgaaaactgtgatctctactgtctacacaaacacattgttgacggtttttctattatttgacctagtgacctattttttgaccttagaagacccaaatacaatcccaacccagatttcatcaagatagacaatctgatcaaatttcataaagattggatgaaaactgcgacctctattgtctacacaaggttttctattatttgacctagtgacatagtttttgaccccagatgactaaaatacaatcccaacccagatttcatcaagataaagattctgaccaaatttcatagattggatgaaaactgcga encodes:
- the LOC127854950 gene encoding ras-related protein Ral-A-like; the encoded protein is MASKAKASQPAVIHKVIMVGSGGVGKSALTLQFMYEEFVEDYEPTKADSYRKKVVLDGEEVQIDILDTAGQEDYAAIRDNYFRSGEGFLCVFSITEQESFQATAEFREQILRVKNDDNIPFLLVGNKADLEDRRQVTLDEANQRAHGWNVPYVETSAKTRANVDKAFYDLMRSMRAMKMNKRSTLSGKSSVKIERIHKTGNESEEPKNGCCIVL